A section of the Castanea sativa cultivar Marrone di Chiusa Pesio chromosome 12, ASM4071231v1 genome encodes:
- the LOC142619419 gene encoding protein FAR1-RELATED SEQUENCE 5-like: MIIDYSHFGDIITFDTTYSTNRDARPLGVFLGLNHHRETVVFGGTLLYDETIESFVWLFETFLEAMSEMKPITIFTNQDAAMSTAIKVVMPKTYHALCSWHMWQNAEKHLGHLLKNESQFNNDFLACIYEYDGEDGCLKAWNEMLDKYDVYENKWLIDLFKLKEKWAQAYVKRTFTAGMKTTQLSESFNADLNDCLHIDFNIVEFFTHFERVVNQKRDKELEVEHNSRHKFPRLKLKSSPILNQVATMYMPTLFDLFQTEVEEVMALSILKSNVSQTHSYVVGVFNQYGKYEVMWNPLDETLSCSYRKFESFGILCRHGLKVLDVLDIKLIPNRYIIKRWRRYAKDGSEKNCTSHNIKPDT; encoded by the coding sequence ATGATCATTGACTATAGCCACTTCGGTGATATAATAACATTTGATACAACGTACAGTACAAATAGAGATGCAAGGCCACTTGGAGTATTTTTGGGTCTCAATCACCATAGAGAAACTGTTGTATTTGGAGGTACACTTTTATATGATGAAACGATTGAATCTTTTGTATGGTTATTTGAGACCTTCTTAGAAGCAATGTCTGAAATGAAGCCAATCACTATTTTCACAAATCAAGATGCAGCAATGTCAACTGCAATAAAAGTAGTCATGCCTAAGACATATCATGCATTGTGTAGTTGGCATATGTGGCAGAATGCTGAGAAACACTTGGGTCATTTACTTAAAAATGAGTCTCAATTTAACAATGATTTCTTAGCATGTATCTATGAGTATGATGGTGAAGATGGGTGTCTTAAAGCTTGGAATGAAATGCTGGATAAGTACGATGTTTATGAAAATAAATGGCTAATTGATCTAtttaaattgaaggaaaaatgggCCCAAGCATATGTTAAGAGAACTTTCACTGCAGGAATGAAGACAACCCAGCTTAGTGAGAGTTTCAATGCTGACTTGAACGATTGCTTGCATATTGATTTCAATATAGTAGAGTTTTTCACTCATTTTGAAAGAGTTGTCAATCAAAAGCGGGATAAGGAGTTAGAAGTTGaacacaactctagacataaaTTTCCAAGATTGAAGCTCAAAAGCTCtcctatacttaaccaagtagCAACAATGTACATGCCTAcgttgtttgatttatttcagaCAGAAGTTGAAGAGGTAATGGCACTTTCCATCCTAAAAAGCAATGTGAGTCAAACACATAGTTATGTGGTTGGAGTTTTCAATCAATATGGAAAATATGAAGTCATGTGGAATCCATTAGATGAGACTCTATCTTGTAGTTACAGAAAGTTTGAGTCATTTGGTATTTTATGTAGGCATGGTTTGAAAGTTCTTGATGTATTGGATATCAAGTTGATTCCTAATAGATATATCATAAAGAGGTGGAGAAGATATGCAAAAGATGGAAGCGAAAAAAATTGCACCTCACATAACATTAAGCCGGATACTTGA